In Vreelandella piezotolerans, one genomic interval encodes:
- a CDS encoding flagellin: protein MISLATNITSLLVMNHLRTSQQAMQTSMERLSSGLRINSAKDDPAGQAIANRMGAQIRGMNQAIRNTNDGISMVQTAEGSLNLINDSLQRIRELSVQALNGTNSSDDLASIQLEIDQRLEEIDRVAGQSNFNGIRLVESDKTLNIQVGANAGDVIGVRFSGMGRQALGMDGFSVLDDGSATPNPMDVVDEAMKQVDRQRSYFGAVQNRFESVIDGLNTNIITTSAAQSRIQDADYAQEVSNLIRAQLLQQVGIAMLTRVNQQPQLILRLLEGL from the coding sequence GTGATCAGCCTTGCGACCAATATCACGTCGCTACTGGTAATGAACCATTTGCGTACGAGCCAACAAGCGATGCAGACCTCCATGGAGCGTCTGTCGTCTGGGCTGCGTATCAATAGCGCCAAAGACGACCCTGCGGGTCAGGCCATCGCTAATCGCATGGGCGCGCAGATCCGCGGCATGAACCAGGCGATCCGTAATACCAATGACGGAATTTCCATGGTGCAAACTGCCGAAGGTTCGCTGAACCTGATCAACGACAGCCTGCAGCGTATTCGCGAGTTGAGCGTTCAGGCGCTCAATGGCACCAATTCGTCAGACGATCTTGCCTCTATTCAGTTGGAAATCGACCAGCGCCTGGAGGAGATCGATCGCGTCGCTGGGCAGAGTAATTTTAACGGCATCAGGCTGGTCGAGAGCGATAAAACCCTCAACATTCAGGTGGGCGCCAACGCCGGAGATGTGATTGGCGTGCGCTTTTCGGGAATGGGGCGCCAGGCCTTGGGCATGGACGGTTTCAGCGTATTGGACGATGGCTCGGCCACGCCCAACCCGATGGATGTCGTGGATGAGGCCATGAAGCAGGTCGATCGTCAGCGTAGTTATTTTGGCGCGGTACAGAACCGTTTCGAGAGCGTCATCGACGGCCTCAATACCAACATCATCACCACCTCCGCCGCCCAGTCGCGTATCCAAGACGCCGACTACGCGCAAGAAGTCTCCAATCTGATTCGTGCCCAACTGCTACAACAGGTGGGTATCGCCATGCTGACCCGGGTCAACCAGCAGCCACAGCTGATTCTGCGGCTGCTGGAGGGGCTATAA